From Camelina sativa cultivar DH55 chromosome 20, Cs, whole genome shotgun sequence, the proteins below share one genomic window:
- the LOC104768614 gene encoding probable lysine-specific demethylase ELF6 yields MGNVEIPNWLKVLPLAPVFRPTDTEFADPIAYISKIEKEASAFGICKIIPPLPKPSKKYVFHNLNKSLLKCPELVSDVDVSKVCKEDRAVFTTRQQELGQTVKKTKGEKSKIVSSQRSGVKQVWQSGGVYTLEQFEAKSKTFYKSQLGTVREVSPVVVEALFWKAASEKPIYIEYANDVPGSAFGEPEGHYRHFRQRKRRGRGFYQRKTEINDPSGKNSENSSPEVEKAPLASTSLSSQGSSKQKSMDILDEMEGTAGWKLSNSSWNLQTIARSPGSVTRFMPDDIPGVTSPMVYIGMLFSWFAWHVEDHELHSMNYLHTGSPKTWYAVPCDYALEFEEVIRKNSYGRNIDQLAALTQLGEKTTLVSPEMIVASGIPCCRLVQNPGEFVVTFPRSYHVGFSHGFNCGEAANFGTPQWLNVAKEAAVRRAAMNYLPMLSHQQLLYLLTMSFVSRVPRSFLPGGRSSRLRDRQREEREFLVKKAFVEDILNENKNLSALLREPSSRLVMWDPDLLPRHTALALAAVGGAATSAVSPPAEAKNEPEEVQNKEKTTLLEELSLFMEKLNDVYYDDDDGLLNDFQVDSGTLPCVACGVLGFPFMSVVQPSEEALKDLSEREGEIDAQEFTTLSSEKSQCEWKTSSRYIRPRIFCLEHTIELQRLLQSRGGLKFLIICHKDFQKFKAHAAIVAEEVKVPFRYDDVLLESASQEELSLIDLAIEDEKNYNHALDWTSELGINLRYCVKVRKNSPTKKIQHALSLGGLFSDTSYMLDISTIRWLQRKSRSKAKPSSTSSFTPREHLEVKVDGKLGESVDSQAGRKEEKIIQYSRKKKSNPKLSSEQGQELAPLAKSKDFDKTCNKNASKSHLDSSIRSELNNAIGDSGRVIGRNEKSFSENPCSSSFTGAHDQEHPEITIKFGSALDGNVTNRLSMVNGDSADLSSVSREPRGHSMTSNNNGSNSGCHVVASQTILVSTGDNHDGPGKLSGDYVCSDVSVGGVQEAVEMSDQEFGEPRSTVTNIEDEQQSQMVPPTKREAVSGDHAQVERSEAVCTKENLCSDIILHTEHSSAQVGMEIPEINTASESMVVDRTHGGEPLASSDILSSSNGDQASSNGLQVPDDELNMESEVSSSENTEVIKTPNPMGEAKMKRKLESESEANDNLESRIGFIRSPCEGLRSRGKRKATCETSFNLTETIDEEKKPIAKRLKKTRKARSGSRHQEVPTTTHPNRCYLEGCKMTFESKAKLQTHKRNRCTHDGCGKKFRAHKYLVLHQRVHNDDRPFECSWEGCSMTFKWQWARTEHLRLHTGERPYKCKVEGCGLSFRFVSDYSRHRRKTGHYVA; encoded by the exons ATGGGTAATGTTGAGATTCCCAATTGGCTAAAGGTCTTGCCTTTAGCACCTGTGTTTAGACCTACAGACACTGAATTCGCAGATCCTATTGCTTATATATCGAAAATCGAAAAGGAAGCTAGTGCCTTTGGGATCTGTAAGATCATTCCTCCTTTACCAAAGCCATCGAAAAAGTATGTTTTCCATAACTTGAACAAGTCTCTATTGAAGTGTCCGGAATTGGTTTCGGATGTTGACGTTTCCAAGGTGTGTAAAGAGGATAGAGCTGTGTTCACCACTAGGCAGCAAGAGTTAGGCCAGACTGTTAAGAAAACGAAAGGAGAGAAGAGTAAGATTGTTTCTTCTCAAAGGAGTGGTGTTAAGCAGGTTTGGCAAAGTGGAGGGGTATATACATTGGAGCAGTTTGAAGCTAAGTCGAAAACTTTCTACAAAAGCCAGTTGGGAACGGTTAGAGAAGTGTCACCTGTTGTGGTTGAGGCATTGTTCTGGAAAGCGGCTTCTGAGaagcctatatatatagagtatgcTAATGATGTCCCTGGCTCTGCTTTCGGTGAGCCAGAGGGACATTACAGGCATTTCcggcagaggaagaggaggggCAGGGGATTTTATCAGAGGAAGACAGAAATCAATGATCCATCAGGGAAGAACAGTGAAAACTCATCGCCCGAGGTAGAAAAAGCACCCCTTGCTTCTACAAGTTTATCATCTCAGGGTTCTTCCAAGCAGAAGAGCATGGATATTCTTGATGAAATGGAAGGTACTGCAGGCTGGAAGCTCTCCAACAGTTCGTGGAACCTTCAGACGATTGCGCGTTCTCCTGGTTCTGTTACACGTTTCATGCCAGATGACATCCCTGGTGTTACATCACCCATGGTTTATATTGGTATGTTGTTCAGTTGGTTTGCCTGGCACGTTGAGGATCATGAGCTTCACAGTATGAATTATCTTCACACTGGCTCACCCAAGACTTGGTACGCTGTCCCTTGTGATTATGCGCTTGAATTTGAAGAGGTTATCCGCAAAAATTCTTATGGCAGAAACATTGACCAACTGG CTGCTCTCACCCAACTAGGCGAAAAGACAACTCTTGTATCACCTGAGATGATAGTTGCATCTGGCATTCCCTGTTGTAG GTTGGTACAAAATCCTGGTGAATTTGTTGTGACTTTTCCGAGGTCTTATCACGTAGGATTCAGCCACG GTTTTAACTGTGGGGAAGCTGCTAATTTTGGAACTCCGCAGTGGCTCAATGTAGCTAAGGAAGCTGCTGTGCGTCGGGCAGCCATGAATTATCTCCCCATGCTGTCCCATCAGCAGCTGCTGTATCTCTTGACCATGTCCTTTGTTTCAAG AGTGCCACGATCATTCCTACCAGGTGGTCGTAGCTCCCGATTGAGAGATcgacagagagaagaaagagagttcCTTGTGAAAAAAGCTTTTGTTGAAGATATATTGAACGAAAACAAGAATTTATCTGCTCTTCTTCGAGAGCCGAGTTCTCGTTTGGTGATGTGGGACCCTGATTTACTTCCGCGCCATACCGCACTGGCTCTTGCTGCTGTTGGGGGTGCTGCTACTTCTGCTGTTTCACCTCCAGCAGAAGCAAAAAATGAACCCGAGGAGGTGCAGAATAAAGAGAAGACTACTCTTTTAGAGGAATTGAGTTTGTTCATGGAGAAGCTGAATGATGTATActacgatgatgatgatggactGCTTAACGATTTCCAAGTTGATTCTGGAACCTTGCCATGTGTGGCGTGTGGCGTTCTTGGCTTCCCCTTTATGTCTGTTGTACAGCCTTCTGAAGAAGCATTAAAGGATCTCtcagagagagaaggagagatag ATGCTCAAGAATTTACGACACTGTCATCAGAAAAGTCTCAATGCGAATGGAAAACGTCTTCTAGATATATAAGGCCTCGCATTTTCTGCCTCGAACACACTATTGAACTTCAGAGGCTGCTGCAATCCAGAGGTGGACTGAAGTTCCTTATAATTTGCCATAAAG ACTTTCAAAAATTCAAGGCACATGCGGCTATTGTGGCAGAGGAGGTCAAAGTCCCTTTCAGGTATGATGATGTTCTGCTAGAAAGTGCATCTCAAGAAGAGTTGAGTCTAATTGATCTTGCAATTGAAGATGAAAAAAACTACAACCACGCCTTAGACTGGACGTCAGAACTTGGCATCAATTTACGGTACTGCGTTAAAGTGAGGAAAAATTCCCCTACTAAGAAAATTCAGCATGCACTGTCACTAGGTGGCTTGTTCTCCGACACGAGCTACATGCTAGATATTTCAACTATCAGATGGCTGCAGAGAAAATCACGCTCAAAAGCTAAACCCAGTTCTACCTCAAGTTTCACACCTCGTGAACATCTCGAAGTAAAAGTAGATGGAAAATTAGGGGAGAGTGTGGATTCTCAAGCtggaagaaaggaagaaaagatcATCCAGTACTCCAGAAAGAAAAAGTCGAATCCCAAGCTTTCTTCAGAACAAGGTCAGGAGCTAGCTCCCTTAGctaaatcaaaagattttgaTAAGACGTGCAATAAAAATGCCAGTAAGTCACATCTGGATAGTTCCATTCGTTCTGAGTTGAACAATGCGATTGGAGACTCTGGAAGGGTCATTGGCAGGAATGAGAAATCATTTTCCGAAAATCCTTGTAGCTCATCTTTCACTGGGGCACATGATCAAGAACATCCCGAGATTACTATCAAGTTTGGTTCAGCTTTAGATGGGAATGTCACAAATCGTTTAAGTATGGTGAATGGAGACTCTGCTGACCTATCTTCCGTATCTAGAGAGCCCCGAGGACACTCTATGACCAGCAATAACAATGGCTCCAACTCAGGTTGTCATGTTGTGGCAAGTCAGACCATACTTGTTTCTACCGGTGATAATCATGATGGACCAGGAAAATTGTCTGGTGATTATGTCTGCAGTGATGTGTCTGTAGGTGGTGTTCAGGAAGCGGTTGAAATGAGTGACCAAGAGTTTGGAGAACCTAGGTCTACTGTCACTAATATCGAGGATGAACAGCAATCGCAGATGGTGCCACCAACCAAAAGAGAAGCTGTATCTGGTGATCACGCTCAGGTGGAGAGATCAGAAGCTGTGTGTACGAAAGAAAACTTGTGCTCTGATATTATACTGCACACTGAGCATTCTTCAGCTCAAGTGGGTATGGAAATTCCTGAAATAAACACGGCCAGTGAGAGCATGGTTGTTGACAGGACCCATGGTGGTGAACCTTTGGCCAGTAGCGATATATTAAGTTCGAGCAACGGTGATCAAGCTTCTTCAAATGGATTGCAAGTCCCAGATGATGAGCTTAACATGGAGAGCGAAGTTTCAAGCTCAGAAAACACCGAGGTTATCAAGACTCCCAATCCTATGGGAGAAGCAAAGATGAAACGGAAACTAGAATCAGAGTCTGAAGCAAATGATAATCTGGAGAGTAGGATTGGTTTCATAAGGAGTCCTTGTGAAGGGTTGAGGTCAAGGGGCAAGAGGAAAGCGACATGTGAAACTTCATTTAACCTCACTGAAACgattgatgaagagaagaaacccATTGCGAAAAGGCTCAAGAAAACTCGAAAGGCTCGCTCAGGGAGTCGTCACCAAGAAGTCCCCACGACAACTCACCCCAATCGTTGTTACCTAGAGGGATGCAAGATGACCTTCGAGAGTAAAGCGAAATTacaaacacacaagagaaaccGTTGCACACACGATGGGTGTGGTAAGAAATTCAGGGCTCACAAGTATCTGGTGCTTCATCAACGTGTTCATAACGATGATAGACCTTTTGAGTGCTCttgggaaggatgttccatgaCTTTCAAATGGCAATGGGCGAGAACTGAGCATTTGCGTCTGCACACGGGAGAACGACCATACAAATGCAAGGTCGAGGGATGCGGGTTGTCATTCAGGTTTGTGTCGGATTATAGTCGCCACAGACGGAAAACAGGGCATTATGTCGCATAA
- the LOC104768616 gene encoding OTU domain-containing protein 5-like isoform X1 codes for MGYELDRDVVRWGLNDLEVCTLTNAGSSTSVTRFEPDAGTQGYVREGYVDNDAVIAQFYQDELSRLDQAEASGISNHNRDSVVAQEWSHSHQEQDNQVDAIEITWESSNSHNNHNGDMEDKNAARIGIKGGQSSPSCDDDSVCSVEVEEESWSEFGKRLDQMIPIAHVPKINGELPSEDEQISDHERLFQRLQLYGLVENKIEGDGNCQFRSLSDQLYRSPEHHNFVREQVVNQLAYNREMYEGYVPMAFNDYLKAMKRNGEWGDHVTLQAAADWFGVRMFVITSFKDTCYIEILPHFQKSNRLICLSFWAEVHYNSIYPEGELPIPEGKKKKKYWVF; via the exons ATGGGGTATGAGCTTGATCGAGATGTTGTTCGTTGGGGTCTTAATGATCTTGAGGTTTGTACGCTTACCAATGCTGGTTCTTCCACTAGTGTAACGCGTTTTGAGCCAGATGCTGGTACTCAAGGCTATGTTAGAGAAGGTTATGTAGACAATGATGCTGTAATTGCTCAGTTTTATCAAGACGAGTTGTCTAGGCTTGATCAAGCTGAAGCATCTGGGATCAGTAATCATAATCGGGATTCAGTTGTTGCACAAGAGTGGTCTCACTCTCATCAAG AGCAGGATAATCAAGTGGATGCTATAGAGATTACTTGGGAAAGTAGTAATAGTCATAATAATCATAACGGTGACATGGAAGATAAGAATGCTGCAAGGATAGGAATTAAAGGAGGACAAAGTTCCCCATCTTGTGATGATGACTCTGTTTGTTCtgtagaagtagaagaagaatcttgGTCAGAGTTTGGGAAGCGACTGGACCAAATGATACCTATTGCT CATGTGCCGAAAATTAATGGGGAATTACCGTCAGAGGATGAGCAGATTTCTGATCATGAACGGCTTTTTCAGAG ATTACAGCTTTATGGCTTGGTGGAGAATAAGATTGAAGGAGATGGAAACTGTcag TTTCGGTCACTATCAGACCAGCTTTaccgctctccagaacaccatAATTTTGTCAGAGAACAAGTTGTTAATCAG CTTGCGTATAATAGAGAGATGTATGAAGGTTATGTTCCAATGGCGTTCAATGACTATCTTAAAGCAATGAAACG GAATGGTGAATGGGGTGATCATGTTACTCTTCAGGCTGCTGCGGATTGG TTTGGTGTTCGGATGTTTGTGATAACTTCATTCAAGGATACATGTTACATTGAGATCTTGCCGCATTTTCAGAAGTCTAATCGCC TTATATGTTTAAGCTTTTGGGCTGAGGTTCATTACAATTCAATCTATCCTGAAGGAG AGCTGCCTATACCGGaaggcaagaagaagaagaaatattggGTTTTCTGA
- the LOC104768616 gene encoding OTU domain-containing protein DDB_G0284757-like isoform X2, with the protein MEDKNAARIGIKGGQSSPSCDDDSVCSVEVEEESWSEFGKRLDQMIPIAHVPKINGELPSEDEQISDHERLFQRLQLYGLVENKIEGDGNCQFRSLSDQLYRSPEHHNFVREQVVNQLAYNREMYEGYVPMAFNDYLKAMKRNGEWGDHVTLQAAADWFGVRMFVITSFKDTCYIEILPHFQKSNRLICLSFWAEVHYNSIYPEGELPIPEGKKKKKYWVF; encoded by the exons ATGGAAGATAAGAATGCTGCAAGGATAGGAATTAAAGGAGGACAAAGTTCCCCATCTTGTGATGATGACTCTGTTTGTTCtgtagaagtagaagaagaatcttgGTCAGAGTTTGGGAAGCGACTGGACCAAATGATACCTATTGCT CATGTGCCGAAAATTAATGGGGAATTACCGTCAGAGGATGAGCAGATTTCTGATCATGAACGGCTTTTTCAGAG ATTACAGCTTTATGGCTTGGTGGAGAATAAGATTGAAGGAGATGGAAACTGTcag TTTCGGTCACTATCAGACCAGCTTTaccgctctccagaacaccatAATTTTGTCAGAGAACAAGTTGTTAATCAG CTTGCGTATAATAGAGAGATGTATGAAGGTTATGTTCCAATGGCGTTCAATGACTATCTTAAAGCAATGAAACG GAATGGTGAATGGGGTGATCATGTTACTCTTCAGGCTGCTGCGGATTGG TTTGGTGTTCGGATGTTTGTGATAACTTCATTCAAGGATACATGTTACATTGAGATCTTGCCGCATTTTCAGAAGTCTAATCGCC TTATATGTTTAAGCTTTTGGGCTGAGGTTCATTACAATTCAATCTATCCTGAAGGAG AGCTGCCTATACCGGaaggcaagaagaagaagaaatattggGTTTTCTGA
- the LOC104768617 gene encoding thioredoxin-like 3-2, chloroplastic isoform X2 — protein MSEIVNLSSSLRCLNSKISPLVPPYLSRQISSSFSQPREFKFHSFPEKICLVAERIRTVNALKQDGGLQELDDSPVSVELGPICSESHFDQVMEEAHKLGESVVIVWLRFYHVDVNAVPYRLVSRAGVTKMPTIQLWRDGQKQAEIIGGHKAHFVVNEVREMIENDSIS, from the exons ATGTCCGAAATTGTAAATTTGTCATCATCTCTGAGATGTTTAAACTCAAAGATCTCACCTTTGGTTCCTCCATACCTCTCCCGTCAAATCTCGAGCTCTTTCTCTCAACCGAGGGAATTCAAATTTCATTCCTTTCCCGAGAAAATATGTTTGGTGGCGGAGAGAATCCGAACAGTCAATGCCCTGAAGCAAGACGGTGGCTTGCAAGAGCTCGATGACTCTCCGGTGTCTGTTGAACTCGGACCAATCTGTAGCGAGAGCCACTTCGATCAGGTGATGGAGGAAGCTCATAAGCTTGGTGAATCAGTTGTAATCGTCTG GCTGCGGTTTTATCATGTTGATGTCAACGCTGTGCCATATAGACTTGTTTCTCGTGCAGGAGTTACG AAAATGCCAACAATACAG CTATGGAGAGATGGTCAGAAACAAGCTGAGATTATCGGCGGCCACAAAGCGCATTTTGTGGTTAACGAAGTACGGGAGATGATAGAGAACGATTCAATCAGTTGA
- the LOC104768617 gene encoding thioredoxin-like 3-2, chloroplastic isoform X1, with protein MSEIVNLSSSLRCLNSKISPLVPPYLSRQISSSFSQPREFKFHSFPEKICLVAERIRTVNALKQDGGLQELDDSPVSVELGPICSESHFDQVMEEAHKLGESVVIVWMAAWCRKCIYLKPKLEKLAAEFYPRLRFYHVDVNAVPYRLVSRAGVTKMPTIQLWRDGQKQAEIIGGHKAHFVVNEVREMIENDSIS; from the exons ATGTCCGAAATTGTAAATTTGTCATCATCTCTGAGATGTTTAAACTCAAAGATCTCACCTTTGGTTCCTCCATACCTCTCCCGTCAAATCTCGAGCTCTTTCTCTCAACCGAGGGAATTCAAATTTCATTCCTTTCCCGAGAAAATATGTTTGGTGGCGGAGAGAATCCGAACAGTCAATGCCCTGAAGCAAGACGGTGGCTTGCAAGAGCTCGATGACTCTCCGGTGTCTGTTGAACTCGGACCAATCTGTAGCGAGAGCCACTTCGATCAGGTGATGGAGGAAGCTCATAAGCTTGGTGAATCAGTTGTAATCGTCTG GATGGCAGCTTGGTGCAGGAAATGTATTTACTTAAAACCCAAACTCGAAAAGCTTGCTGCTGAATTCTATCCAAG GCTGCGGTTTTATCATGTTGATGTCAACGCTGTGCCATATAGACTTGTTTCTCGTGCAGGAGTTACG AAAATGCCAACAATACAG CTATGGAGAGATGGTCAGAAACAAGCTGAGATTATCGGCGGCCACAAAGCGCATTTTGTGGTTAACGAAGTACGGGAGATGATAGAGAACGATTCAATCAGTTGA
- the LOC104768618 gene encoding probable protein S-acyltransferase 15 isoform X2, protein MSCRRFLSIPVLSVILVMGLVYYVTLFVFIDDWVGLQSSAGKLNAFLFSFLASHCLFSLSICVLVDPGRVPATYAPDVEDSAWSNSNATETRKCDKCFAYKPPRTHHCRVCRRCVLKMVLLVCCAFKNGDSYAGNVPLKTFIVSCGIFMVGLSITLGTLLCWHIYLIAHNMTTIEHYDSKRASWLARKSGQSYRHQFDVGVYRNITSVLGHNMIKWLCPTFTRNPEDALSFSTSRDN, encoded by the exons ATGAGTTGCCGGAGATTCTTATCGATCCCGGTTCTTTCGGTGATTCTGGTGATGGGTCTCGTTTACTACGTCACACTCTTCGTTTTCATCGATGATTGGGTTGGTTTACAAAGCTCAGCTGGGAAATTAAACGCCTTCCTCTTCAGCTTCTTGGCGTCTCACTGTCTCTTCTCGCTCTCAATCTGCGTTCTTGTAGATCCAGGTCGTGTTCCTGCCACGTATGCTCCTGATGTTGAGGATTCTGCTTGGTCCAATAGTAAC GCTACAGAAACAAGGAAATGTGATAAGTGCTTTGCATATAAGCCTCCCCGGACTCACCATTGTCGAGTTTGCAGAAGATGCGTCTTGAAGATG GTGTTGCTGGTTTGCTGCGCATTCAAGAATGGAGATTCCTATGCAGGAAATGTTCCACTCAAAACTTTCATT GTTTCATGTGGGATCTTCATGGTAGGACTAAGCATAACACTTGGGACTCTCCTTTGTTGGCATATCTACCTCATCGCACACAATATGACCACCATTGAG caTTATGACTCAAAGCGGGCCTCGTGGTTAGCTAGAAAATCAGGACAAAGCTATAGGCATCAATTCGATGTTGGCGTTTACAGAAACATCACCTCG GTGTTAGGCCATAACATGATCAAATGGTTATGCCCCACATTTACTAGGAATCCTGAAGATGCTCTTAGCTTCTCTACATCGAGAGATAACTAA
- the LOC104768618 gene encoding probable protein S-acyltransferase 15 isoform X1 produces MSCRRFLSIPVLSVILVMGLVYYVTLFVFIDDWVGLQSSAGKLNAFLFSFLASHCLFSLSICVLVDPGRVPATYAPDVEDSAWSNSNATETRKCDKCFAYKPPRTHHCRVCRRCVLKMDHHCLWINNCVGYTNYKAFFILLFYATVASIYSTVLLVCCAFKNGDSYAGNVPLKTFIVSCGIFMVGLSITLGTLLCWHIYLIAHNMTTIEHYDSKRASWLARKSGQSYRHQFDVGVYRNITSVLGHNMIKWLCPTFTRNPEDALSFSTSRDN; encoded by the exons ATGAGTTGCCGGAGATTCTTATCGATCCCGGTTCTTTCGGTGATTCTGGTGATGGGTCTCGTTTACTACGTCACACTCTTCGTTTTCATCGATGATTGGGTTGGTTTACAAAGCTCAGCTGGGAAATTAAACGCCTTCCTCTTCAGCTTCTTGGCGTCTCACTGTCTCTTCTCGCTCTCAATCTGCGTTCTTGTAGATCCAGGTCGTGTTCCTGCCACGTATGCTCCTGATGTTGAGGATTCTGCTTGGTCCAATAGTAAC GCTACAGAAACAAGGAAATGTGATAAGTGCTTTGCATATAAGCCTCCCCGGACTCACCATTGTCGAGTTTGCAGAAGATGCGTCTTGAAGATG GACCACCATTGTCTTTGGATCAATAACTGTGTTGGTTATACAAACTATAAGGCATTcttcattcttttgttttatgcaACTGTGGCTTCCATCTACTCCACA GTGTTGCTGGTTTGCTGCGCATTCAAGAATGGAGATTCCTATGCAGGAAATGTTCCACTCAAAACTTTCATT GTTTCATGTGGGATCTTCATGGTAGGACTAAGCATAACACTTGGGACTCTCCTTTGTTGGCATATCTACCTCATCGCACACAATATGACCACCATTGAG caTTATGACTCAAAGCGGGCCTCGTGGTTAGCTAGAAAATCAGGACAAAGCTATAGGCATCAATTCGATGTTGGCGTTTACAGAAACATCACCTCG GTGTTAGGCCATAACATGATCAAATGGTTATGCCCCACATTTACTAGGAATCCTGAAGATGCTCTTAGCTTCTCTACATCGAGAGATAACTAA
- the LOC104768619 gene encoding glycine-rich RNA-binding protein RZ1C-like isoform X1, producing MAAKEGSRIFVGGLSPEVTERDLERAFTRFGDILDCQIMLERDTGRSRGFGFITFADRRAMDESIREMHGRDFGDRVISVNRAEPKVGRDDGESHGSRGGRDSGYSFAGKGSFGGNAGGGGGGRVAEDECFKCGRVGHWARDCPSASGGRGGPVGGYSSRAPAFGGSDGRVDRYADRDRYVDRERYIDDRYDGAARFGARDRFDSREAYIPRDRYGSDRYGAPADRFAGGDRYSRGSERYPPASYDKARSFERDIVPSAGGDRYSGGRAGGPIRGGDEGRGFRSRAGAPYERPSRSGGGGGGAYPSSSTFDRY from the exons ATGGCTGCGAAAGAAGGGAGTAGGATTTTTGTCGGTGGTTTATCGCCGGAGGTGACAGAAAGAGACCTTGAACGAGCTTTTACCCGCTTCGGAGACATTCTCGATTGTCAG ATCATGCTGGAAAGAGATACTGGTCGTTCACGAGGATTCGGGTTTATCACTTTTGCTGATCGTCGTGCTATGGATGAGTCCATCAGAGAGATGCATGGAAGGGACTTTGGTGATCGGGTTATCTCAGTGAACAGAGCTGAACCAAAAGTGGGGAGAGATGATGGAGAAAGTCATGGCTCAAGAGGTGGCAGAGACAGTGGCTATTCATTTGCTGGAAAAGGAAGCTTTGGTGGAAATGcaggtggaggtggaggtggcCGTGTTGCGGAAGATGAATGCTTCAAATGTGGACGGGTTGGGCATTGGGCTCGTGATTGTCCGTCTGCTTCTGGTGGTCGTGGTGGACCTGTTGGTGGTTATTCTTCTCGTGCTCCTGCCTTTGGAGGATCTGATGGGCGTGTTGACCGTTATGCTGACCGTGACCGCTATGTGGACCGTGAACGCTATATAGATGATCGATATGATGGTGCTGCACGCTTTGGTGCTAGAGACAGGTTTGACAGCAGAGAAGCCTACATACCCCGTGATCGATACGGCAGTGACAG GTATGGAGCCCCGGCTGATAGGTTTGCAGGGGGTGATAGATACAGCCGCGGGTCAGAACGTTATCCTCCAGCGAGCTATGACAAAGCCCGGTCCTTTGAGAGAGACATAGTCCCGAGTGCAGGCGGTGACAGGTACAGTGGTGGTAGAGCCGGTGGGCCCATACGTGGAGGAGATGAGGGAAGAGGGTTTAGAAGCAGAGCCGGTGCTCCTTATGAGAGGCCGAGCcgaagtggtggtggtggtggaggagcttATCCGTCGTCCTCTACATTTGACCGTTACTAA
- the LOC104768619 gene encoding glycine-rich RNA-binding protein RZ1C-like isoform X2: MLERDTGRSRGFGFITFADRRAMDESIREMHGRDFGDRVISVNRAEPKVGRDDGESHGSRGGRDSGYSFAGKGSFGGNAGGGGGGRVAEDECFKCGRVGHWARDCPSASGGRGGPVGGYSSRAPAFGGSDGRVDRYADRDRYVDRERYIDDRYDGAARFGARDRFDSREAYIPRDRYGSDRYGAPADRFAGGDRYSRGSERYPPASYDKARSFERDIVPSAGGDRYSGGRAGGPIRGGDEGRGFRSRAGAPYERPSRSGGGGGGAYPSSSTFDRY; this comes from the exons ATGCTGGAAAGAGATACTGGTCGTTCACGAGGATTCGGGTTTATCACTTTTGCTGATCGTCGTGCTATGGATGAGTCCATCAGAGAGATGCATGGAAGGGACTTTGGTGATCGGGTTATCTCAGTGAACAGAGCTGAACCAAAAGTGGGGAGAGATGATGGAGAAAGTCATGGCTCAAGAGGTGGCAGAGACAGTGGCTATTCATTTGCTGGAAAAGGAAGCTTTGGTGGAAATGcaggtggaggtggaggtggcCGTGTTGCGGAAGATGAATGCTTCAAATGTGGACGGGTTGGGCATTGGGCTCGTGATTGTCCGTCTGCTTCTGGTGGTCGTGGTGGACCTGTTGGTGGTTATTCTTCTCGTGCTCCTGCCTTTGGAGGATCTGATGGGCGTGTTGACCGTTATGCTGACCGTGACCGCTATGTGGACCGTGAACGCTATATAGATGATCGATATGATGGTGCTGCACGCTTTGGTGCTAGAGACAGGTTTGACAGCAGAGAAGCCTACATACCCCGTGATCGATACGGCAGTGACAG GTATGGAGCCCCGGCTGATAGGTTTGCAGGGGGTGATAGATACAGCCGCGGGTCAGAACGTTATCCTCCAGCGAGCTATGACAAAGCCCGGTCCTTTGAGAGAGACATAGTCCCGAGTGCAGGCGGTGACAGGTACAGTGGTGGTAGAGCCGGTGGGCCCATACGTGGAGGAGATGAGGGAAGAGGGTTTAGAAGCAGAGCCGGTGCTCCTTATGAGAGGCCGAGCcgaagtggtggtggtggtggaggagcttATCCGTCGTCCTCTACATTTGACCGTTACTAA